Part of the Quercus robur chromosome 5, dhQueRobu3.1, whole genome shotgun sequence genome, AGTAAGATAGATAGAGGGAGAGGGGTGTATTAGGATGGAGTGATGTGTGTAGCATGTCTATTTGATTTGTGTGAAATGTTGATGTGACATGTTTCTATTGGAAGGTGTAAAGTGAGCGATGTACATTATATCCTTATTGAAGCATTcttgagttaaaaaataaaaactaattactTGAGAAGTGGACCACATAATACGCATATTGTTGTAATGATAACTTTATTAGAATTCAGCCACATGTTCGGGTAAAATACATTGTTCAAAAATTTCACACTtataattattaactttttattttttatttttttagagataatttcaGCCTGTGACATTTGCtcttgataattgttttttattatcagatcaagacaccaattagttttttagTGTAAACAAGGATTGAACCCCATATCTATTGTTTGACgataagagactttaccaattatTAACTCAATACTTAAGCAATAGacaaaatcacaaaaacaaTCTAATCAATACTCAATTCATCTCGACTCTAAAAAATCATTACTATTATGAACTCTtttggaaaattgaaattttaaaagtttgtttggttggatgggtggaaaagtgagaagataaaaaatgataggatgatggaaaagtgggaggatagaaaatattttaatttctctcatttttgtttggttggaagtggAAAAGTAGagggatggaaaaaatgagttttataagtttacacatatacccttgttaaaaaatgatgcccaGTTAAAAGTAGAAAAGTgataaacaacaaaacaaaaattaatcacctaaatttattgagaaataaaaattatgtctagaaaaaaaaaaatcacatctaaaccaaaaaaaaaaaaaaaaaaagaagacaaaagaaagcaaaagaaaaaagaaaatatgagcactggatgaagaagaggcatatcaaaaaacaaaaagaaaaaaagataaaaagaaaagaaaagtagcaCGGTGGACAAAGCCCATGTGCAACTACACAAGGGCATTATCGTCCAAAAATGATGCCCAAtttcttctttcagttttctctccattttggagagagaaCTTTTTGGTTTGCTCCAAGAGAAAACACCTCGTCCctaccatttattttcctttctctccaTCCAATCAaacacacttaaaaaaaattatccttcccattttctctcaaaaattttccttccatcTTATTTCACCTCCAAATAAACACACCCTAAGGAATCCATATTTTCTTACCGGAAAACCATGCTAATTCATTGAAAAATGGTTGGGCAAAGCTGGAAAAGACAAGATTGCAGCCTAGAACCTTTTACTTTATGTTTACAATGGTTGCCTTTGTTAGTCGAGCAAGCAAAGTAGATACCAGTAGCTTTCTTTAAATTGTGAGCAGTCTATGGAACAAAGCATGATTGCTTGCATAGAGTGAGGGGAGAGAAGAGAAATGGAGATAGAGAGAGACATAGTGAGGGAGCGAGAGACAAAAACAGAGAGAATTTTATTATTGACAGAAGCTTATCGAGCATTCATGAGAAAGGATTGGGCAGCGGTGATGAAATACTACGAGCACGAGGATAATGATAGTGCATACTTGGATTATCCTCTGACAATCACCAATGACACTGCGCTTCATATTGCAGTGTACATCGAAAACATGGAGTTGCCGAGGTTTTTATTAGATCATGCATCATTTTCGTATAACTTCGGGAATATATTTGAAAACACAGCACTTCATGAAGCGGCAGCAACTGGAAATGTCGAAATGGCAAAAATGTTACTAGATTTTGACAAAACTCTActtgaccaaaaaaataaagaaggtgAAACTCCTTTGTTTAGGGCCGCTGCATTTGGTAGGACAAAAATGGTCAAGGTTTTGATTGAGAAGATTATTGAAGTTATTGACCTGGAAAGCAGGCCAATGGAAAAGCACCGTAGGCGAGGAGACACCAAATCCATTCTTCAAACAGCTATCATCGGCAAACACTTTGGTAGGCTTTCCCTCTCTTTCATTTCATGTTGAATATtactcaatttttaattttttaatttttaatctcaaagttctctctctctttcactctcaaTTACAGATACAGCTTTGGAGTTACTAAAATGGGATGTTTCGCTTCGAGACTTGGTGGATATAAATGGCACCACATGTTTTCAACTGCTAGCTAACATGCCGTCTGCTTTCAAGAGTGGACACCCCATGAGCATATTGGAGGGGCTACTCTATCTTTGTATgcctaaaaatttaaattttgcacTCGTGTAAATTTATAGGGCTAACAAAACCTGcaataattttaaatcaaatacaGGCCTTCCAGATGATGATGACCTTCACGATGACAAAGAGGATGAATCTTGGGCTACTTCAAGTCGAGGAGGAGATCTTGAGTGTGGATGTGGCTGGAGTTTCCCCCGCCAATTCTGCCGCTCAGGTGACTATATAGGTAATGTATGCTGAAGAAACTTTGCTCCTAAGGAGCTTTACATTCATCGAAAAAGTCtctttatttgaataaatttctttcatatttcaaatttgttgggttaaaatagaTTGAAactggttaattaatttaattacctaaattgattaattatccAAATTACATACAATATCATGGaagcacaaacaaattaatcaCTAATCTAAACTAGAGAGTagcgaaaattaaatttgacacagtaatttgttgacaaatgagAAAAACCTTTACAGGCAAAAATCTCACAAAGTGAATTTCAGGTTACCACTTTCGAAGAATCCACTAATTAAgaacaaacggttacaagtataatGAATCATACACCACTACCGGTCTATCCTAAAATACCAAcatacaattgaacccttaaaCTAATCTCCAACTAGATTTGATCTTATAGAGATTTCTTCTTAGGTTTGACCCCTTTATCAACTTCTTTCCTTTATCAATTTGATTGTTGTTCTTtgatgcaaagtttttcaatcCACACTTGTAGATCCAAAAGAATCTTGGCACGTAACTCTCAGGCACACAAGAAGTTGTATCAACTTCATAAAAGTGTGTATCTCAATAAGAGTCTTTGTGTATGTGATGATAGCTATAAAATATTGCTTTTTATATCCTTTGGAAACCTAAAGAATAAAACCCTAGAAAAGCCTTGTCATCATGGGGTCAAAAACAAATCTGGAAATTCAAAATCTGCATACCTCAATATATCGAAAGGTATCGAGGTAAGTATCgcgattcattaaagctcgatggATTAGAGGTGTCGagtgtaggggccttttttgtgtATTGCGTTAGGCTAGGCTGCCTCCTGCGATAATGGGCCCGAATGTTtttgagtaagggagttgagatCGGTCCAACTGTAGCTCAACTTGGGTCGGCTTGTGCACAAAATATGCCTCGTCTGCTAGAAGTATGCTTACGGCAAACAGAACTGTTTCAGATGAGTTACGAcagacagatataataataataacaaaacagaGTACTCTGactatttaatgaaaaatggccaagtaatccctacttataaaacATAACTCAGTCGTAACAATGTCATTTACaaagaaagtaaaggagaaagaaagtaatataaaataatcaaGAATGGGCATAAAATCAAGTTTAAGTTTGGTCCGcaaaagcaaaaccaaagaggggagaacgcctcctctcaatgcaaataatctctcAGGAAAAGATTTtgccgtggggattaatggctttgagggagtcggacctgaatggttaatACCCAAAAGGAATCCTTGTCATGTTTTAGAAGAGAGcaggatttgaagggggagagagggaaatcgACCTACTGGTACATGCCCATtgtattatctttctttttcctctgttttctctcttctttcctttgttttctctcttatctttttcttttctttctcttgttttcttttcttctgttTTCTTTTACTCCGTGAATACCCTCTGTTTTTCGATCCCTTCTTCAGGGCACGACAAGAGttcttttatagtgcctgccatGACTGGATTTTACcactttgccccttaaccgcctttgtctAGTTTGGACGTACTTGCCGACCATCAAAGGGTTCGTCTGTGTGCCACTCACCCTTGCTAGAcaaaggcaggtttgtttcattCGTCAGTCCACCGTAGCACTCTTACTTGCCATGAcgtaaatgctttctctctctttccctcaaggcatgcacctaatggttTCCCCCTCaaccttgcctcttttgggtggtctgtcatcccagcaggacgtacctcccaaaagggcttgggcaaGAGTCGCAAAATAGGTCTTTTCCCCTCttcccaccaccaaaccataccccctttacctcttacctctgacccatgaccccACCACGTcccatattggctgggtacaggctggtggtgcctaggCCTTGCGCATACTTTCCTTTCACATATGTCCAAAAAATCTGCCTGTTGCTCATGCATCTGTCGTGGTCTGGAGGCTCGTCGTCTGTGTttttttgacctcttatgtgggcttttctttgttttcccgctccattcaagagctggactttgtctgatgatgggccttacatttctttggcccactccttagttttctttatttcttgcaatgttgTACTATTATTCCtaccgtaataacttaatcctgctgggcctcttttgggccaaccatttattccttctctcagtggctTGACATggccactgttttgcttttatttatgggctcttatgtccctttgggcatccacggcccgtttgctttctttgggcttcctcggcccatttgctaattccacactctcatgggctttttactaattTCATTGGGTTTCTTTGGCCtaataaccttattcttatccttggggtttatgggcctgccataaaccccttactttctttgtttacATTACATTGAGCCTGCGACAACCCTTTCTCGCTTTTttacctcatacactgcccatgggatgctatttctttatTTCCGGGCTTTTatgagcccacttgcctcttcaagaccacttgtttatttcttgggcctgtgatccattattcctgccacttGGGCCTAATAGTTTTGCTGCCtactttgtcaattctttgttgcccttgttattggACTTTCTTTCttacaaatggccctcaacatcGAGCTAGGTATTGAGACAATCTGGTTCAACTTTTCTTGTGCTGTTTCTTGAGTagtcttcatgtctttaataaaCCCCTTGTCATGATATTCTTGAACCCACTTAGAACTTACCAATTACAAGTACAATGCATTTTGCCATAGggtatgccaattacataaaaatatgaccacccttacaaaattaattatttaaatttaaatataaatattcaaTGTTATGTCActttgtttaaattaaaaaaaaaatgacaaaactaaaacattttAACCAATGCATGTGAGTGTGTCTCTCTCTAATATTCTAAATGTGTGTAACCCTACCTTTAAAAATCATCTCTTCCACTAATCACAACTTCCCATGTGTTTgattatttttccatttttgaattttagttatATTCTAAGGAAGAATGTTAAGGGTACTACCAAGGGTGTCCACGAGTCAGGTCTATTCAGTTTTGGACTCAACCTTCACCTGACTTGCTCGCATTAAGTGGTAGGTGAAGAGACTCACCATCAACCACCAACATCAGTAGGTTGAGTCAGTTTTGAGCTTGGGTGGATGCCTATCAATTTGGTTGTGGTGGTGAGTGGCCAAATTTTATTAGGACTCGCCAAATTGGGCAAGATTTCTCTAAATTTGGCCAGATTTGGCTAGATCTTACCGAATCTTATGGAAATCTCACTAGATTCAATGTGATCTTGCTAGATCTAGAGAGAAATCTCAACCAATCAGTCGAAATATCCCTGGATCTAATGGAAATCTCATCAGATCTAGTGAGCTTTTGCAGGATTTGGTTAAGATTTCATCACATATGGCGAGATCTAGTTTGAAGGCTCCAATTTTTCGCTGACCACCATAGCACAAGATCGGTTTGGTTTTGGCTTGAGTCCAATTGGGTCCTTTGGGTTGGTAAACTTCACGGTTGCCTTGGACAACCCTAGATGCTACAAGTGTTACCATGTAAAGTTTACAAACTAATGTATCAATGTATGTGATTGATGGATTTTAACTACCTAATTAATGAATATTTGAAATGTGTTTTGTTGATTGttgacacatcaatttgtaagttttatatAGTAAAAGTTGTAATATCGTAGCATTAttcttttataagaaaagtcaaacgaaaacatgaaaaattgtggttgataaaatataaagtggaacattaaatgtgagaaaaaaatttatattccaaagagagtaatgctacaaccatataacatttttacaaactattattGTGgcaaatctttatttatttattttttttgagaaataattaacAACATGTTACTAACCCCGCAACTCGAATCCTTTCCCCCTTAGACCCCCAAGCACATTGTGGCAAATCTTTATTGATTCTTATTTGGGCTCGccattgatatttatttttacttatcaataatcTTTGACCATATTAGTAGTTTGTAAAAGTTCATAGTTCTAGCATTTTCTTCCCAAAGAATAGTGCACTTTTATAGTGtgcacaccaaaaaaaaaaaaaaatcaatgccaTAAACTAACCACTTGGGCATCTATTTGGGTCAGCATGTGGGTCGGAATGGCAACATCATGtctcaaaatggaaaaaaattaccTTATGAGTAACGATCTCGTAAGACTACTTTCTCACAAAATGTGTGAGTTCCACACTTGTAAGTCTCACTTGTTGTGAGGAGAAAGTCTCTTAAGATACATTCTCCGCAAAATGAGTGGAAATGGATGCAACTGCGAGGGAATTTGACCAGTTTTTGCACAATAGTCATCAAAATCTTAAAAGAAGAGTATGACACCAGCTTTGGAAATTGGGcagtcttttttatttctttttttcttcgaATGAGTAATTTTGGAATCACACCTTTATCACATCattttttataactattttatatagcaaattgtgattgattatctGTTACTTTCACTTAGACTACCACCTTTTTACACTACTCAAACTTAGCACATCAAAATTATAGCAAAATTATGAGTCTTGTGACAAAAAAGTGTGTGGTcctagattttttcttttggaactACAAAACAATTTTTCTTGGATGAAACACAAAACCTGCATCTGATGCCATACCGCGCGTTTTACATTTCTATTTATTTCAATTAGAGCATTTATCAATTTATGcttctcttcttatttttcaatccaatatataaatatttcttCAACGACCTAAGTCATGCTAATTTGCAGCCATGTCAAGGATATACCATACTGTTTGGAGGTGCATAGCTCAAGGTACAACCtgcttcatttatttatttatttttaaatacatatattCATTACACTGTACTATTGCCACTCTCAGtgcaaatcaaaattttgataccagtttaaatgtataaattacTAATCACCAGTTTTCAATCAAACATGTAAAAAATTGGTGGCTTTGTAACCATAAGTCAATATTTGCTTCTGTCAAAGTGGTATGTTAGAATTGGCGTTTaatcatttttgtggaaagttaGTCTCATCTTGCTCTCTCATGTGATGTGAATAGGATTGCCAACAATTAGAAGACTTTGGGACATAAAAATACAGCAAAAGAGAGTCATGAAGCTTGCTACAATTCTAGCTCAAATAGACAAGACATGGATGAATACAAATAAGAACAGAGATCATGAAGCAGAAGGAGAAGATTTTTATGTTGTGGGGAAACAAGCAATAGAAGATTTAAGTAAGGAAGCTGGGCCTCCTCCGCTTATTGCTTTATCTTCTGATACTCCACTAATTTCAGCAGCAAGAAATGGGATCACAGAGATTGTAGAGATCATTCTCAAACGGTATCCTCAGGC contains:
- the LOC126727001 gene encoding uncharacterized protein LOC126727001, producing MEIERDIVRERETKTERILLLTEAYRAFMRKDWAAVMKYYEHEDNDSAYLDYPLTITNDTALHIAVYIENMELPRFLLDHASFSYNFGNIFENTALHEAAATGNVEMAKMLLDFDKTLLDQKNKEGETPLFRAAAFGRTKMVKVLIEKIIEVIDLESRPMEKHRRRGDTKSILQTAIIGKHFDTALELLKWDVSLRDLVDINGTTCFQLLANMPSAFKSGHPMSILEGLLYLCLPDDDDLHDDKEDESWATSSRGGDLECGCGWSFPRQFCRSGDYIAMSRIYHTVWRCIAQGLPTIRRLWDIKIQQKRVMKLATILAQIDKTWMNTNKNRDHEAEGEDFYVVGKQAIEDLSKEAGPPPLIALSSDTPLISAARNGITEIVEIILKRYPQAIENRNDRLENILHVAARYRRKEILDLLQQSQVPVLRLKRLINVDLDTILHQAAYLGEHQLRDRPGEALRMQSEIQWFKRVQKLVPPDFIKNQNKSDLTAEELFTNQHKQLVADGQEWLMRTAKACTIVAVLIATVAFTCAYTIPGGSNSRTGHPLLHKETPFHVFTISDTVSLCFSLTSVVVFLSIMTSRMHERDFRRSLPLKLGLGLTTLFFAVAAMMVAFAATLVLMMRQRLHWAAIPIYTVTCCPVTVFIALQFPLYLNIAWFTLSDVLQSLSYSLPLGKCKRF